The window CTGATAGGTTTTTAAGCCAATATATCTCTTTCCTTTGCTTACTCCCAGAGAAACAACACTATACCAGGACAGGTCTGCCAATATATGACCGATAAAAAACAATGAAATACCTAAAATACCGTAAGGCATAGCTAAAATTAGATATGTTAAGCCAATCGTTACCCACCATATTATCCAGTAAGGATTAGACAAACTACCCAATATGCCTGCTATTATAGATGAATTTGTAAATATACTTTTTTGAGGGGATATAATAGTATTTTTTGCTTTTCTTACCATATCCTGCCCCATCCACAGTAAAATTGCCCCTCCACACAGGCTGGAGATCATAAATACGATGTGTTTTTGGAGGAAATCTCCC is drawn from Deltaproteobacteria bacterium and contains these coding sequences:
- a CDS encoding LysE family transporter, with product MNLLTLTITSFFVAFSGALMPGPLLAITVDHSLKKGAIAGPLIIVGHGILEIALIIAIILGMGDFLQKHIVFMISSLCGGAILLWMGQDMVRKAKNTIISPQKSIFTNSSIIAGILGSLSNPYWIIWWVTIGLTYLILAMPYGILGISLFFIGHILADLSWYSVVSLGVSKGKRYIGLKTYQ